AAAGGCAATGGCAGCGGCTTTGTCGGTTCCTAATCCGCTGACATTGAATGAATTATTTTTGTCATTCGTTCCGCTTCCTCCGTTGGCAAGCAAATAAAACCAGTAACTGTTGACAGTTGAATTCTGGTGTACCCCGCATTGATCGTTTTGCTGTGAAGGAACACATCCTTTGGTATTGAGCCAATATAGCCCTTCATAGGTGTCGGGGTTGCCACCTGAGTTTGGATTGCTCATATCGCGGATCACATATCCGATGTCTTCTCCCATTTCCCAACTGGCTTCTGATGGTTTGGCATACAGTTCAATCATGTTTCCGAAAATATCGCTGAATCCTTCATTTAATGCTCCTGATTCTGAAGCATATACAAGGTCTGCGGTGTTGCTGGTCAATCCGTGTGTGATTTCATGGCCGATGATATCGATCGCGACAAAAGGCTGCGTACTACTGTTGCCATCACCATAAGTCATGAACTGATCGTTCCAGAAAGCATTTGTATAATTCACGGAATAATGGACATAGCTTCTGAGTTTATAACCTTTGTTATCGATGCTGTTGCGTCCGTGCTTGATTTTGTAATAATCATAGGTCATTTCTGTTCCCCAGTGTGCATCTGTGGCTATTTCATCCTTATCGGCATTTACATTGTTCCAGTAATTATCTTTATCAAAAAAGTCAACTGCTGCAGAATAATTGGTCCCTTTTTTCATGTTGTAGGTCTCAATTCCTTTTCCCCTGCCGCTTTCCCGCAATCGGAAACTGTCGGCTGTGATCTTGTCTGCCGTAATGGTCTGGGTTCCACTGTATTTGGTAACTGCTGTCCCCGGTTCATCAGTGGTGTGAATGAGCGGGTTGATAAAAATAATATTGCCATTTTCTGCATCAACGTAATATTCTGCCCTTGAAACAGGTTCTTTTGCATAAATGTTAAATTTATAGGCATACCTGAGTTGTCCGGATTTAAAATTTCCTTTTCCGTTGATTAAAACAAGTTCTGCATGCGGAAAATAGCTGGCGTTTATATCTTCCGTAATTGCTTTTAAAAATGCTTCTTCATCAGGGAACTCCCACATATAACTTTCAGCATCAATATAACTTAATGCAATATTCAGCGCCTCTTTTTCATCCAAAACTACTTTGTTCTGAATGTCAATCCGGTCAAATGCTACCCCGCTGAAAGACACTACCTTGTTTTCTTTCGTATGAACCTGATAAACAGCAAATTCAAGCGGTATTCCCTGATAAATCTGCTGATATTTATCATGTACCCAGCCAAGTTGATCGGAATCAGTGCTGATAAACCGGAAACCCAGACCGGGTGTAATTTTGTAATTATTGGATATCCAATCAATTGCATTACTTTTCTCAATCATTTCAGCCGGCTGAAGATAAGCGGGTATTCTGCTATCGGAATAATATCTCAGGTTTTGATTTGATTTTACAGGAGAAATGTCCTGAGAAAATAAAGTTGCAGGAAGGATGAATGCCAGAATTATTCCTGCAAAAAAGCTTTTAATATTCATATTCTTGTTTTGAATGATGATTAATTTCGGGTGCTAATATAAACAACTTTAATACCTGAAAAAATAATGAATAAAGATTGTGGAAAAATATCATATCTAAGATTCTTGTTTTTTGTACGAATTTTGAACAATGAAGCCGAAAAATTATCATGAAAGAAGAAATTAATATTCATAATCAATATCTTAGAGGGGAGCTGAAAGAAGAAGATGTCGGACACAATCCCTTTTCATTATTTGAAAAATGGCTGATAGAGGCTTTTGATGCTAAAATTCCTGAGCCTAATGCCATGACCCTGTCAACCATCGGAAAAGACAACCGGCCATCTTCCCGGATAGTATTACTTCGTGATTATACTTATAAGGGCTTTGTCTTTTATACCAACTATAAAAGCAGAAAAGGAAAAGATCTGAAACATCATGAATATGCAGCACTGAATTTTTTCTGGCCACAGCTCGAAAGACAGGTCAGGATTGAGGGGAAGGTCGAAAAACTGGATGAAAATATGTCAGATATATATTTTCAGTCGAGGCCGTATGAAAGCCAGATAGCAGCCCTAATTTCCCCGCAAAGTGAAAAAATCTCATCACGGCAGGAACTTCTTTCAGAATTTGATAAAGTATTGAGTAAAAAAGAAGACATCAAACGTCCGCATTTTTGGGGTGGGTATTTACTTATCCCCGATAAAATAGAATTCTGGCAGGGTAGGGAACATCGGCTCCACGACCGTATTTTGTTTGAAAAAAAGAAAGACAAATGGAAGGTAAGCCGGCTGGCTCCCTAACGAATTATGAAAAATTAATGGCCGGATCAGATTGTTTAAGTTTATAATTTTCTATTCATATAATTGCTTCCTTAACCTCAGCGCCACATTCACCAAGCCAATCATCAAGCGGTTCAATAACTGCTGCAAAGGCTTCACCTGAGTTCATGCCAAAAATGGCAATGGCGACTGCAATGGCCAGTTTAAAATTATTGGAAGCTGCTGTAAAAGAAGGATTTACACAGAATAATTTTTAAAAGAAAAATTCTTAAAAAAAATTTGGTTATTTGATTCCTGATATTATTTTTGAGAAATAAAATT
This portion of the Sphingobacteriales bacterium genome encodes:
- the pdxH gene encoding pyridoxamine 5'-phosphate oxidase, whose translation is MKEEINIHNQYLRGELKEEDVGHNPFSLFEKWLIEAFDAKIPEPNAMTLSTIGKDNRPSSRIVLLRDYTYKGFVFYTNYKSRKGKDLKHHEYAALNFFWPQLERQVRIEGKVEKLDENMSDIYFQSRPYESQIAALISPQSEKISSRQELLSEFDKVLSKKEDIKRPHFWGGYLLIPDKIEFWQGREHRLHDRILFEKKKDKWKVSRLAP